The Brasilonema sennae CENA114 genome includes a region encoding these proteins:
- a CDS encoding AAA-like domain-containing protein gives MRYQVGGSLRSDDPNYVIRQADEKLYASLKAGDFCYVLNSRQMGKSSLLQRTSSRLRKEGHSCAYLDVTRLGSENTTLEQWYKGIIVGLFYDLNLAEHVNFKQWWESCAGISPVQKLDQFVEEVLLPNVQNERILIFIDEIDSFLSLSFPVSDFFAWIRHCYNQQAHDSKFQRLGFALFGVASPSDLIADKRRTPFNIGTAIELCGFQPHEATPLLKGLEEVVSQSEAVLREIIYWSGGQPFLTQKLCQLIVRTALDTSSRIIDLPPASAADWVEKLVRSHIIQHWESKDEPEHLRTIRDRLLFNEQRAGRLLGLYQQVLQAQENQTSGVLTDDSREQTELLLSGLVEKHNGYLKIKNPIYRSVFDSEWVVRQLDNLRPYSQAFNAWVASGYQDESRLLRGRALQEVLDWIGRKSLSDLDYRFLAASQELERRETEQRLKAERLREAEARLASERKSARRQRQLLAVVSLALIVSTVLGVITLIAYRESALNEVRVTAVASNANFTSNQHLDALVQAIQARTKFQRLWLLDPSTKSALDQQTRNVLEQAIYGADEVNSIVAHEGGALAVDLSKDGKWIASGGTDRTVRLWKRDGTLVHILPHNLTINAGIYSVQFSPDSQRVAAAGLDGVVQLWSVDGTPLATMKGHTAGVWQVSFSPDGQIIASASGDQTIKLWKLDGTLIKTLKGHKAAVWRFAFSPDGEIMASCSVDGTIKFWSREGNLIRTIPVSKATVWAIAFSPDGQTLVTGSADKLVRLWSREGKLLKTFVGHTAEVNQVVFSRQGQTIASASGDKTVKLWWPDGTLRRTLLGHRSQVQAIAFSSDGQMIASSSYDGTVKLWKDSPFLHRLYGHQDVVWRVVYAPGTRSNESLLASVAGQEIKLWRADGSLVKTVVLDRSQLYDGVFSPDGQTLALATASSDIKLLNLANNKTAILRGHNNAILSLAYSPNGQFLVSGGEDRTIKLWQSNASFNFQLSQTIQAHSARIWDLVFSPDGQFIASASADGTIKLWTWKDVNHQALQLDKTLKRHKSAIWGVAISPDSQHIVSAGRDGQLLLWNRNGKLVQAFEGVSVGLTKVAFSPDGQTIAAGVMDNTIKIWTLKGTLLATLSGHNGGVAALVFSPDGKTLASGSYDQTAIVWDLQQILHRDLVKYGCEWVRDYLKTHTAVEDGLSKAAIQKDRFLCK, from the coding sequence ATGAGATACCAGGTTGGTGGCAGTCTCCGCAGTGACGATCCTAACTACGTTATCCGTCAAGCAGACGAAAAACTTTATGCCAGCCTGAAAGCTGGCGATTTTTGTTATGTCTTAAATTCTCGCCAGATGGGCAAGTCATCCTTATTACAACGCACAAGTTCTCGCCTCAGAAAAGAAGGGCATAGCTGTGCTTACTTGGATGTCACCCGATTGGGTAGCGAAAATACCACACTGGAACAATGGTACAAAGGTATCATCGTCGGCTTGTTTTACGACTTAAATCTGGCAGAACACGTCAACTTTAAGCAATGGTGGGAAAGCTGCGCGGGTATTTCCCCAGTGCAAAAACTAGACCAGTTTGTTGAAGAAGTTTTGCTGCCAAATGTTCAAAACGAACGGATTCTCATCTTTATTGATGAAATTGACAGTTTCTTGAGTTTGAGTTTTCCTGTCAGTGACTTTTTTGCTTGGATTCGTCATTGCTATAATCAGCAGGCACATGACTCGAAATTCCAACGCTTGGGATTTGCACTGTTTGGAGTAGCCAGTCCATCTGATCTGATTGCCGACAAACGCCGGACACCGTTTAACATTGGGACAGCGATTGAGTTGTGTGGCTTTCAACCACATGAAGCAACACCATTGCTCAAAGGGTTAGAGGAAGTCGTCAGCCAAAGCGAAGCCGTGCTGCGAGAGATTATTTACTGGAGTGGGGGACAACCGTTTCTGACTCAAAAGCTTTGTCAGTTGATTGTCCGAACAGCATTAGATACATCAAGCAGAATAATTGATTTACCGCCAGCAAGTGCGGCAGATTGGGTAGAAAAATTAGTGCGATCGCACATCATCCAACACTGGGAATCAAAAGACGAACCGGAACACCTGCGCACGATTCGCGATCGCCTCCTTTTCAACGAACAGCGGGCAGGACGGTTATTGGGTTTATATCAGCAGGTATTGCAAGCACAAGAGAATCAAACATCTGGCGTACTTACCGATGATAGTCGAGAACAGACAGAACTTTTACTATCCGGATTAGTCGAGAAACACAACGGCTATCTGAAAATAAAAAATCCCATCTACCGCAGTGTCTTCGATTCTGAATGGGTCGTAAGGCAGTTAGACAATCTGCGTCCTTACTCTCAAGCATTCAATGCATGGGTAGCATCTGGTTATCAAGATGAATCACGTCTGCTGCGGGGGCGAGCGTTACAAGAAGTTTTAGACTGGATTGGGCGCAAAAGCCTCAGCGATTTGGACTATCGATTTTTAGCCGCCAGCCAGGAACTGGAACGTCGGGAAACTGAGCAAAGACTGAAAGCTGAGCGGTTGAGAGAAGCAGAAGCACGATTAGCGAGTGAGCGAAAAAGTGCCCGTCGTCAGAGGCAATTACTGGCAGTAGTGAGTCTAGCTCTGATAGTTTCTACGGTGTTAGGAGTAATAACGCTTATTGCCTACCGTGAATCTGCTTTAAATGAAGTTCGGGTAACTGCCGTTGCCTCCAACGCAAACTTTACCTCAAACCAGCATCTTGATGCGTTGGTGCAAGCGATTCAAGCACGCACAAAATTTCAACGCCTCTGGCTACTCGATCCATCAACAAAATCGGCGCTAGATCAGCAAACGCGCAACGTGCTAGAACAAGCAATCTATGGTGCAGATGAGGTAAATAGTATAGTAGCGCACGAGGGAGGAGCCTTAGCCGTTGACCTGAGCAAGGATGGAAAGTGGATTGCTAGCGGTGGTACAGACCGAACCGTTCGGCTTTGGAAACGTGATGGAACCCTAGTTCACATCTTACCCCACAATCTTACCATAAATGCTGGCATATATAGTGTTCAATTCAGCCCGGATAGCCAACGGGTTGCTGCGGCTGGGCTAGATGGCGTGGTGCAACTTTGGTCAGTGGATGGTACCCCATTGGCAACAATGAAAGGACACACGGCTGGTGTTTGGCAAGTATCATTTAGCCCGGATGGACAGATAATTGCATCTGCCAGTGGGGATCAAACAATAAAGTTGTGGAAGTTAGATGGCACCTTGATCAAAACGCTAAAGGGACATAAGGCAGCCGTTTGGAGATTTGCGTTTAGTCCCGATGGAGAGATTATGGCATCTTGTAGTGTGGATGGTACCATTAAGTTCTGGAGCCGAGAGGGTAACCTGATCCGAACCATACCAGTAAGCAAGGCAACAGTTTGGGCGATAGCCTTCAGCCCCGATGGGCAAACCCTGGTCACTGGCAGCGCTGACAAGCTTGTCAGGCTGTGGAGCCGGGAAGGAAAGTTACTCAAAACTTTTGTGGGGCACACAGCAGAAGTTAATCAAGTGGTGTTTAGCCGTCAGGGGCAGACTATTGCCTCAGCAAGTGGTGATAAAACCGTGAAACTTTGGTGGCCAGACGGCACTCTGCGAAGAACCTTACTCGGGCATCGCTCGCAGGTTCAAGCAATTGCATTCAGTTCTGATGGTCAGATGATTGCCTCTAGCAGCTATGACGGTACAGTCAAGCTCTGGAAAGACTCGCCTTTTTTACATCGCCTGTACGGTCATCAAGATGTGGTTTGGCGAGTTGTTTATGCTCCGGGCACCCGATCCAATGAGTCTCTCCTTGCTAGTGTTGCGGGGCAAGAAATTAAGTTATGGCGAGCAGATGGCTCTTTAGTTAAGACCGTTGTGTTAGATAGGAGTCAGTTGTATGATGGTGTCTTTAGTCCAGATGGGCAGACTCTTGCATTAGCAACTGCCAGTAGCGATATAAAACTCCTCAACCTTGCGAATAACAAAACTGCGATTCTGCGCGGTCACAATAATGCAATCTTATCACTAGCGTATAGCCCTAATGGGCAATTTCTAGTGTCGGGAGGTGAGGACCGTACCATCAAACTCTGGCAAAGTAACGCTTCTTTTAACTTTCAACTGAGTCAAACAATCCAGGCACATTCTGCGCGCATTTGGGATCTTGTTTTTAGTCCGGATGGTCAGTTCATTGCCTCCGCCAGCGCTGACGGTACAATCAAGCTATGGACTTGGAAAGATGTTAACCACCAAGCCCTCCAGCTTGACAAAACCCTCAAAAGACACAAGAGTGCCATTTGGGGAGTTGCTATCAGCCCCGATAGCCAACACATCGTCTCTGCCGGACGCGATGGTCAACTGCTGCTGTGGAATCGCAACGGTAAACTCGTTCAAGCTTTTGAAGGGGTAAGCGTTGGCTTAACGAAAGTTGCCTTCAGTCCGGATGGGCAAACAATTGCCGCAGGCGTTATGGACAACACGATCAAGATTTGGACACTAAAGGGCACTTTGCTTGCAACCCTCAGTGGGCACAACGGAGGTGTGGCAGCTCTTGTTTTCAGTCCGGATGGCAAAACCTTGGCATCTGGCAGCTATGACCAAACGGCGATTGTGTGGGATTTACAACAGATTCTCCACAGGGATTTAGTGAAATACGGCTGTGAGTGGGTGCGGGATTATTTGAAAACTCACACAGCAGTGGAGGACGGCCTTAGCAAAGCTGCGATCCAGAAGGATCGCTTTCTGTGCAAATGA